Proteins encoded together in one Astatotilapia calliptera chromosome 7, fAstCal1.2, whole genome shotgun sequence window:
- the tsnaxip1 gene encoding translin-associated factor X-interacting protein 1 isoform X2: MSPNKDIKFPPLTPSQKTSYTAQTSEEGHEEESAGGVSVQPCATRKCWTGGSYFYAGPNRKPQLLMQLENYVSKELHTIDPHEPKFQELKLQVYRNAFECFITAFKTYQPLLSAIKKEYENTFVHQGEQIKKLEPLQSHLRLVTEECDRKIQARWAEEQAEIAALKMEKQKLKEESEAMRKREKTVQAVVDHLQSELSDQYLQYREERDARRLLIWQLNDMTRSSVKEQRSADKSTDWKDPVELQLALKVCREDLRKAQEKLNRMNAEYWGVVPQCDWDALEQKHQRTELQLKTLQDDFDQLKSEYDTLLELHKRGSMQAKTHVSTSVQTDESGSQQQSHIQSQQQEEPVTSDAPESNMFPVHESREAQRTTYFGEETDPRLASSQGEAGNSGDPISS; the protein is encoded by the exons ATGTCACCAAACAAAGATATAAAATTTCCACCTCTAACACCGTCACAAAAAACAAG TTACACAGCCCAGACATCAGAGGAAGGACATGAAGAGGAAAGTGCTGGTGGTGTATCTGTCCAACCATGTGCAACGAGAAAG TGCTGGACAGGAGGCAGTTACTTTTATGCAGGCCCAAACAGAAAGCCACAACTTCTGATGCAGCTGGAGAACTATGTGAGCAAGGAGCTTCATACTATCGACCCACATGAGCCAAAATTTCAGGAGCTGAAACTTCag GTCTACCGCAATGCATTTGAATGTTTCATCACTGCCTTCAAAACTTACCAACCCCTTCTGTCTGCCATTAAAAAGGAATATGAAAACACCTTTG TTCATCAGGGAGAACAAATCAAAAAGCTGGAACCACTGCAGTCCCATCTGAGGCTGGTGACAGAGGAATGTGACAGAAAGATTCAAGCTCGCTGGGCAGAGGAGCAGGCTGAGATTGCTGCCTTGAAAATGGAGAAGCAGAAGCTAAAGGAGGAGAGTGAAGccatgagaaagagagagaagacagTGCAGGCAGTG GTGGATCATCTGCAGTCAGAACTGTCTGACCAGTATCTGCAGTACCGGGAGGAGCGTGATGCTCGCAGGTTGCTGATTTGGCAGCTCAATGACATGACAAGAAGTAGTGTGAAGGAGCAGCGTTCTGCAGACAAAAGTACAG ATTGGAAGGATCCTGTGGAACTGCAGCTCGCTCTAAAGGTGTGTCGAGAAGACCTGAGGAAAGCCCAGGAGAAACTGAACAGAATGAACGCAGAGTACTGGGGTGTTGTGCCCCAGTGTGACTGGGACGCCCTTGAACAGAAACACCAACGGACCGAGCTTCAG TTGAAGACACTCCAGGATgactttgatcagttaaagAGTGAGTATGACACACTGCTGGAACTCCACAAACGAGGCAGCATGCAGGCCAAGACACACGTCTCAACCTCTGTCCAG ACTGATGAGAGTGGGTCCCAGCAGCAAAGCCACATTCAGTCCCAGCAACAAGAGGAACCAGTCACCTCTGATGCCCCTGAGAGCAACATGTTCCCTGTCCATGAGTCTAG GGAGGCCCAGAGGACAACATATTTTGGAGAGGAAACGGATCCACGTTTGGCCTCATCTCAAGGTGAAGCAGGCAACAGTGGTGATCCCATCTCCTCTTAG
- the tsnaxip1 gene encoding translin-associated factor X-interacting protein 1 isoform X1 has translation MSPNKDIKFPPLTPSQKTRLTYEYNLQSYTAQTSEEGHEEESAGGVSVQPCATRKCWTGGSYFYAGPNRKPQLLMQLENYVSKELHTIDPHEPKFQELKLQVYRNAFECFITAFKTYQPLLSAIKKEYENTFVHQGEQIKKLEPLQSHLRLVTEECDRKIQARWAEEQAEIAALKMEKQKLKEESEAMRKREKTVQAVVDHLQSELSDQYLQYREERDARRLLIWQLNDMTRSSVKEQRSADKSTDWKDPVELQLALKVCREDLRKAQEKLNRMNAEYWGVVPQCDWDALEQKHQRTELQLKTLQDDFDQLKSEYDTLLELHKRGSMQAKTHVSTSVQTDESGSQQQSHIQSQQQEEPVTSDAPESNMFPVHESREAQRTTYFGEETDPRLASSQGEAGNSGDPISS, from the exons ATGTCACCAAACAAAGATATAAAATTTCCACCTCTAACACCGTCACAAAAAACAAG ACTTACATATGAATACAATCTACAAAGTTACACAGCCCAGACATCAGAGGAAGGACATGAAGAGGAAAGTGCTGGTGGTGTATCTGTCCAACCATGTGCAACGAGAAAG TGCTGGACAGGAGGCAGTTACTTTTATGCAGGCCCAAACAGAAAGCCACAACTTCTGATGCAGCTGGAGAACTATGTGAGCAAGGAGCTTCATACTATCGACCCACATGAGCCAAAATTTCAGGAGCTGAAACTTCag GTCTACCGCAATGCATTTGAATGTTTCATCACTGCCTTCAAAACTTACCAACCCCTTCTGTCTGCCATTAAAAAGGAATATGAAAACACCTTTG TTCATCAGGGAGAACAAATCAAAAAGCTGGAACCACTGCAGTCCCATCTGAGGCTGGTGACAGAGGAATGTGACAGAAAGATTCAAGCTCGCTGGGCAGAGGAGCAGGCTGAGATTGCTGCCTTGAAAATGGAGAAGCAGAAGCTAAAGGAGGAGAGTGAAGccatgagaaagagagagaagacagTGCAGGCAGTG GTGGATCATCTGCAGTCAGAACTGTCTGACCAGTATCTGCAGTACCGGGAGGAGCGTGATGCTCGCAGGTTGCTGATTTGGCAGCTCAATGACATGACAAGAAGTAGTGTGAAGGAGCAGCGTTCTGCAGACAAAAGTACAG ATTGGAAGGATCCTGTGGAACTGCAGCTCGCTCTAAAGGTGTGTCGAGAAGACCTGAGGAAAGCCCAGGAGAAACTGAACAGAATGAACGCAGAGTACTGGGGTGTTGTGCCCCAGTGTGACTGGGACGCCCTTGAACAGAAACACCAACGGACCGAGCTTCAG TTGAAGACACTCCAGGATgactttgatcagttaaagAGTGAGTATGACACACTGCTGGAACTCCACAAACGAGGCAGCATGCAGGCCAAGACACACGTCTCAACCTCTGTCCAG ACTGATGAGAGTGGGTCCCAGCAGCAAAGCCACATTCAGTCCCAGCAACAAGAGGAACCAGTCACCTCTGATGCCCCTGAGAGCAACATGTTCCCTGTCCATGAGTCTAG GGAGGCCCAGAGGACAACATATTTTGGAGAGGAAACGGATCCACGTTTGGCCTCATCTCAAGGTGAAGCAGGCAACAGTGGTGATCCCATCTCCTCTTAG